A region from the Sphaerodactylus townsendi isolate TG3544 linkage group LG01, MPM_Stown_v2.3, whole genome shotgun sequence genome encodes:
- the LOC125442642 gene encoding RNA-binding protein 4-like has translation MVKIFVGGLSPVVTAEELRKLFEQYGQVNECDILKNFAFVHMEKEDEAHQAISSLHKSEFFGAHLTVEYATSKIRNATKIYVGNVSAKATTAQIRQLFERFGKVVECDIVKNYAFVHMAKEREAMDAILNLNDTPLEDQKIFVTLSKSNGSLRATKGAAVPTPPPPTPSYYFSRGRIPTPATTYTPYCPRAWYDREYCDRYSYELYDRARAAYDRALPPPTPAAPAAYRERSPVGRRTVASTAVVAQYTDPYAAAAAAAAAAANQTYSQAYSQPGYAAAAAAAAAATYSQYSIGTTYNVAEYYERYASAYAAQYAQTF, from the coding sequence ATGGTGAAGATCTTCGTGGGGGGGCTGTCTCCGGTGGTCACGGCCGAGGAACTGCGCAAGCTTTTCGAACAGTACGGCCAGGTGAACGAGTGCGACATCCTGAAGAACTTTGCCTTTGTGCACATGGAGAAGGAGGACGAGGCGCACCAGGCCATCAGCTCCCTGCACAAAAGCGAGTTCTTCGGGGCCCACCTGACCGTGGAGTATGCCACCTCCAAGATCCGCAACGCCACCAAGATATACGTGGGCAATGTTTCTGCCAAGGCCACCACCGCCCAAATCAGGCAGCTCTTCGAAAGGTTTGGCAAGGTTGTGGAGTGTGACATTGTGAAGAATTACGCCTTTGTGCACATGGCCAAGGAGCGGGAAGCCATGGATGCCATCTTGAACCTGAACGACACCCCCTTGGAAGACCAGAAAATCTTTGTCACGCTGTCCAAGAGCAATGGTTCCCTCCGGGCCACTAAGGGGGCTGCTgtacccaccccacctcccccaaccccaagCTACTACTTCTCTAGGGGTCGCATTCCCACCCCGGCCACAACATACACGCCCTACTGTCCCAGGGCTTGGTACGACAGAGAGTATTGCGACCGCTACTCCTATGAGCTCTACGATCGAGCCCGGGCTGCCTACGATAGGGCCTTGCCTCCCCCTACACCCGCTGCCCCAGCTGCCTACAGGGAAAGAAGCCCAGTGGGCAGGCGGACAGTTGCTTCCACCGCCGTAGTGGCCCAATACACTGATCCTTATGCTGCTGcggcagcagctgccgccgccgctgccaacCAAACATACAGCCAAGCCTACAGCCAGCCTGGGTATgcagccgctgccgccgccgccgctgccgccacaTACTCCCAGTACAGCATAGGCACCACCTACAATGTGGCGGAATACTACGAGAGGTACGCCAGTGCCTATGCTGCCCAGTATGCGCAGACGTTCTGA